In Lolium perenne isolate Kyuss_39 chromosome 5, Kyuss_2.0, whole genome shotgun sequence, the sequence GCTCGGGCAGACGGTACCCTGTCATGACGATCTTGTCAGCAAACATCTTGCCCGTCTTTGGCATGATGTGCCAGTGCATCGTCAGGTTGAAGTCCTTGCCTTTCAAGTTGCTTCCCTGCAAATAGATGCCATGAATTTCAATCAGCCATGCAGGTGGAGATTCAACAGATGGAAGTGTTGCGCCCTATGTGGAGTATGCAAAATGAACTTGTGAACATATAACATACGTTGGCTTAGGTATCCAAAAACTTAAAAGGAGATATTTGCAATCAACTGTGGTCTGGATGTACACTACACCAGCAAGATCCACGCTGTTAAGAATCTAAGCAAATAATGCATGCACCGGTAAACCATTTTAAGCAGAAATAGGCATTTCACTAGATAATTTGTTCAACGTGTCAAGCATTTTATTAACATGGTGGGGTTGGGAATGGGGTACAGTACATGGATCCATAGATTTATTTTCCCTTAACAAGTATCCCTTCCCTTCAGAATTAAGTCACAATCACATTAGATGATTGGATCAAACTACCATTCAACCAAGGTAAAGTGCTTGCCTGGTCAATAAATCTGTACTTGTTTGTGGTATGGATCAAGAACTTGGCGTGCTCCTTTGAAGGTATAATTCCATCCCAAAGGGAAACCTGTGATATAAACCAAACAGGCATTGCCATTATAACTGGAACAAGATAACTGGAGTTACACGATATAAATGATGTAGACTAAGAAAATGACTCCGTAATTAATACAGAACTAATATCATAATAACTGAAGTAGGTAAATCAGTAGGCCTTCTTTTTATTAAAGATATCTCATGTTACAACTACATAATATATCACACCAAAAGTTTTTATCAAGGTTTAAAAAAAACAGCAGCAGGCCATACAATAAATATGTTGGTTTCGCTGATGCAAATCTATAAATGTATTTTTATCAATAACTGATGTTGATTTTGACCAAGCGTACTTCACCTGGCTTTGGTAAAACACATTTCAACTAATTTGGCCAATATCTTCTTCACAGTTTATCTAACTTCAGAATCCCAGAAGAAAATGCCAAATTACTGGTGCACCCAAAAGCCAACCAGCAGCATACATAAAACTGATAATGTTTCAGGGTGACTATAGACAGTTTAGCACATCATCATATTTTATTGGAATGTCCAAAATCAATCCTCACAATTGAGCATTGGAGCTAAACTTCAGTGGGATTCAAAAGGTTCTGAATTTTGGCTAGCCCCGTTGAGTTTTCGTGGGGCAGTAACCAGTACAGACTGATTACCATTACTAGGCTCCGAATGGAAAATCTTAGTGTAACTACACAAAGCAAGTTTAGTGTAGCCATACAGCAAGTTAAATTCAGCTTCCAAACCCATAAATATGCATACGCGTCTAGCTATACTCCCATTAGATAACGAAGAGGAGAAAAAGTTATTTGCTACTACTGCAAGCCACACGTACATGCCAACTGACTGGAACTGTGGGTCTGTGGCCAGCGGTAGCTTTGTGTCATGACTACTCAGTTCTTGTAACTTGCAAGTTTGCAATAACTATAAGAGTACACATACTAGCCCACACGATCATTTGGGTAACTATACTTTGGGTTCATCGATCAAAGGCCATATCTTTATCAAGATTTTGACCAAGCTTATTTCACCTGGCTTTGATAAGACACATTTAAAATTAATTTGGCGAACTTCAGCATCTCTGCAGTTTATACTTCATTATAAACATATGGCTGCTGCAACTTTACTTTATCTAAGTTTCGAATTCAAGGAGGAGATGGCAAATCTGTGGTGAAATAAAAAAGCAAGTCATCTATAAGCAAAACTGCTGTCTTGGTTTCTTTAGTAAAGATATTTCAATTGGTTTGAGGCTTGGCTAACGTTTAGATAAATTAACCCATCATGATACTATATTGTAGAGTGCTTCAAAATGAAGCATCAGAATTATTGATAAGCATGAATAAAAATAAGCTAAACTATGCCGAATTCGACTGATTTTGCGTTTCCTGGACTGGTCATAACCAGCACTGCCACTGGTGGCTGCTTACCAGTAACTAGGCCCAAattgaacataagaaaactattagtTCGTACCTCTCCTAATGTATAATTGAACAAGGTTACAATATTTAGTGCAACTCTACAGCTAGTTAAATTCAGTTTCAAAAACCATCAACTATTATATACATGTACCCTATGCTTGAACTCTACGCTGAACAGAAGTCTAAGAAAGAAGTTAGTTTCGAACACTGAAAGCCACAAATATGTACAGCTGTATGGAATTGCGGTACTGTGACGAGCGGAAGCTTTGTGCTATAACCACCCATTGTTGCAGAGTTGCATTCATGTGAGAACACATACTGGCCTACAGAATCATACTAGATTACTGGTGCCAACACAACATGGTTGTTGTGGGCACCGAGAACAGAAATAAATTATCTTGGTTTCATTATAACTGGGCAAGTTTTCCTCAGCAGGACTTACCACTTTCCTAAAGGTGCTACTAATAATTTTCTTGGTTTGTTTCACCAAGGATAGTTCCAAGTGACCTGAGGCTGAATTTAGACAATTTAGCTCATCATGATACATTATAGCACAGTGCTTCAAAATGATTCCTCGGAATTGATGATAAACATGCATAGTAAATGAGCTAAACTCGGCCCAATCCGACTGATTTTTTAGTTTTGTGGACTCGTGGCAACCAGTACTACCATGAATAGCTGCTGAGCTGTAACTAGCTAGGCTCCGAAATGAACAGAAGAAAACTATTAGTTCGGACCTCTACTACTGTATAACTAAACAAGGTAACAAGATTGTGTGCAACCATCAACTATATAAGCCTCTCTACCCTATGCTCGCACTCTGTTGAACAGAAGACAAAGAAAGAAGTCCCACAAGTATATGGCAGCTGTATGAAATTGCGGTACTGTGACCAGCAAAAGCTATTTTTTGCCTTAACTACCCATCGCTGCAGATTTGCATTGATGTACGCATACATGCTGGCCCACACCGTAAGAGATTACTGGAGCCAACAGCATAACATGGTAGTGGTTGGCACTGAAATAAATTATCCTTGTTCAATCATAGGTGGGTAGGTTTTCTTCAGCAGAACTTACCACTTACCTAAAGGTACTACTAATTTAGGTGAACCATCTTAAAATAGTAACGTGCCACAGTGTATACAATCTCTTTCCCATGCAGGAGTGATGTTCAAAAGAGTTATCAACATTTCAGCTATTATACAGAAGGAATGAAATCATGTGTCATGTTTGCAAACATACACTGCGATTCAAGAATAATCATCGTTAAACTTACTTGATTCAACGCATTTTGTGGAGTCTCGTATTCAGCTGCCACAAAAACAAACACCTACAACCATTCACAAAAGTAGCAAGAAGTGATTTAGCAAATCAGAAGCAGGGGAACATTCTCAACTTTAGCCCAAAATCAAAAGATGAGCATACATTCAAACTATATTTGCATGTTAGTTTAAGGACGCTAAATCAGAATTTACAGGcaacaaacacctttttactttcCACTGGCACAAGATCATCTGCAACATCCGATGTAGCTATAAATATAGAGATAATTTTCATTTGCACTTCACCCACTTAAGAGATACTACTTCTGATGCTTTTACAGACTTGAATTTATTTTCACCTACAGTACAGGAAATTTCACTGTCGCAATGGGGTCATAAGCTGACTTCAGGCCTTCAACCTTCTATCCCTATCTTACCTTGCTATCTCGTCAGGGAAATAAATGCGTTCAACCTCAAGCTCATCCCATACTTTCTAGCATGGGCATAGAAACTTTTCTAGAACAGGCATCGCCTCTATTTGATTTCACAACGATGTGAGCCAGTGAACATTTAGGGGGGAAAGGGATAGCGTGCCAGGAATACACATTACCTGTTTCGTGTTCCACGTGAAGAGAGACGAAAGGTCGGCCGAGATGTTGAGCGTCATGCTAACCTGAATGGGAACGAATGGTAGAACAAACAAAGTACCGTCAGAATTCATCACATCCCAGAAAGGGAATCTCGTGTTGGTTTCGCTACTAATTTCGCGTCAGGAGACACGAAAATGGGTACCTCGTCATTGGCGTTGGCCTCTTTCTGGAACCAGTTGATGTTCAGGATCTGCGCAAGTTCAGACAGCACAGACAGATCGAGTGAGTCAGGAGACGAATCGGCGACGAACTAATCGAGTAAGAGTCCCACGGGCAGATCGAGCCGGCCGCGCTCCTAGGGGGAGGCGGGCCGAGATCGAGCGCGGCGTAGGCCACGGGGACGGTACCTTGACGGAGGCGGTGGGGGTGGGGGAGTTGAAGCTGTCGGAGAAGGAGGCGGCGAAGCACATGGCCGCCAGTATCGTCACCGCGAACGTCGCCACGGCGTTCGCGCGGTGCCCGAACGAATGCATCCTCGCGCCGCAGAGATCGCCGGACCTCGCTGGTGCTTGCGCTGCTGCtccgcggcggcgccggcgactTCCGTTCAGAGTGTTTTTTTTTTCTCGGGCTACTTTTCTGTTGTGATGTTTGGAGAAAGACGGATGTCCTCGAGTTGATGTACGGGACCCACACGTCGGCGAGGGTAGTGACTGTGACGTGGCACACGTTGATTGGTCGCAGCACGTCACGGGAATTAAAGATGGCCGAGCTGTGGTACTTTGCTAAAGAAAAAAACAATAGGCACCGGCCTGTTATCCAGCCCAAGGaggcgaattttttttaaataatacgaattttttatttAATTCTAGGAATAGTGGGCGATTTCAAAAAAGTGCAAAAGTGTGATCTGGTCGGTCAGCTAATGACCGATCGGTCAGTAGCAGGCCGACTCCCTATCGGCCGTGCACACTGTCAGTGTGAGAACTAGTTGGTCGATAGGCGACCAGCGACTCTGAGACCAATTGGCTCTGAAACCAATCGGCCAGCTACTATCTAACCAGTGCATGGATTTAGTTTAGGTTTATTACGAGTGATATCTCCTGGCACTTCTCCCCCATTATTTTCCCGCCACCGCTTTCCCGCCATATCTTCTCCCTCTCCCGTTCACACTGCCGTGTTTCCCTCCCGCCCTTGCCGCCACCCTTCCCGCTATCcttcccgccaccatctcccgtcaaatttatcccgccaccatctcccgctatattttcccgccacgctcTCAGATTTTCCCTATAAAAGCATGCATCGACACTCATCGCTGCACAAGTGCTTCTATCTCTTTTTTTCTGTTGGCTCACCCTTAGCCATCATAAGTGTGTCGTGCTCTGACCAGGAGTTTAGGCCGGTGAAGTCGAAGGCTACAAGTTTGCCCCcgggtgtgactgcggagcggtgttggtgcggccgtcttgctaaggttaagcaggtggaggatttctccgaTTGGTTCGGCATGAAAATTTTcatgtgtgcgagctatgagcatgatccaccccgtagttcagcttcgtcgtcccgtcgtccaccaggccgccGGTATGTTTCGACATAATTTTATGTAGGCATAAATATATTTATGAATGTGATTTAATGTTACTTTTTGTGTTACAGTCTCCCCCGCCCCTATGcaaatggtttcactggatagacacgGAGCAGCCAGAACAAGCTCAGTACATAAAATTGCAAATAAGTTCCGAAGTAGCGCCTCGCCGCCTAGTTTCTTCCCCTCCCGCGATGTCCCCTTGTGCTTCATCCCCTTCCTGCTGGGCCAGTGCCGAAGGTTGGACAATTAGTGTCCCAGTGACCAAATTGATTGCATAGGAAACATTGTCTCGTTGGCCCTCCAGCTtcagattcatccatatcattccgGATGCGTTGCGATGGCCGTCTACCGATGCCTGTCCTTTGTAGCGTCGGGTCTGGGATATATCGCTTTTCAGAAGGGTTTACAGTGCTGAAATaaacctaagggcatctccagcggcgcggcgTGGCGTCTGTTTCTCACCAATGCATCCATCCCGGCGGCTTTCCCTCGCTCACGGAGTCGGACGGCAGGGTGTAGTCGCTCATGGCtcgccggtgttggagaagaagaagcgTAAGAAGGAGGCGGTTGGACGTGAATAACAGCGGACGCATGGTTATATTCTGCGGGAATTAATGTCCGCGCGTATAACGAAGAGGCcgacggttgctcttccgcggcggtccGGCGCTCCATGCCGGCGGTTGGCAGGTTGATCACCGCGGTTGCCACTCCGACGGTTGTCATTCGCGCGCTTGCTGTGGTCTAATTCGACGCCGATAGgaccagggtcgctgccaggcgggcccgtggggGAAGCGAGCGAACGCTAGGCGcgaccgcggagacgcaaacatgCCGCATATTTGCGTCGCTGCAGACGCCCCGGACACGATGCGTCGCCCCACTGCAGCATGctgcagacgcatttccggtccgcgcggacgcaaacgatcgctcagcgcccgtttgcgtcgcgccgctggagatgccctaaactaAATCCATGCACTGGTCGGATAGGAGCTGGCCAATTGGTCTGTAGCTGGCTAATTGGTCTgtagctgaccaattggtcagctGTCGACCAACTAGTACTGTCCCTGCCAGGGGCGCAGTAGCCGACTGGGAGTCGGCCTGCTACTGACCGATCGGTCATTAGCTGACCGACCAGATCACACTTTTGCACTATTTTGGAATCGCGCGCTATTCCTAGAATTaaataaaaaattcgtattattttaaaaaaatataGGTCATATTCGTACTGGCCATTCAGTAAGGCTGGATAGAAAATCTGAATTTGGTAAATATTCCGAAGAGAAAAAAGAATTGGAAAAATGAGCTAGAAATAATTTCAAATCTGTAGTTAGCTGATCTGGAGTTAGCCGGTGAAATAATGCGTAAGttacaaaaaaaaaaga encodes:
- the LOC127302907 gene encoding signal peptidase complex subunit 3B, whose product is MHSFGHRANAVATFAVTILAAMCFAASFSDSFNSPTPTASVKILNINWFQKEANANDEVSMTLNISADLSSLFTWNTKQVFVFVAAEYETPQNALNQVSLWDGIIPSKEHAKFLIHTTNKYRFIDQGSNLKGKDFNLTMHWHIMPKTGKMFADKIVMTGYRLPEQYR